The following proteins come from a genomic window of Limnohabitans sp. 103DPR2:
- a CDS encoding acyl-CoA dehydrogenase encodes MSYVAPLKDMLFNIEHLARIDQVSQMPGFEDAGLETAQAVLEECAKLNQEVLAPLNWEGDKNPSAFANGEVKTTPGFKDAFKQYGEGGWQGLQHPTDFGGQGLPKTIGAACGEMLNSANMSFALCPLLTDGAIEALLTAGSDELKNIYLEKLISGEWTGTMNLTEPQAGSDLALVRTRAEPLPDGTFKVFGTKIYITYGEHDMAENIVHLVLARVQGAPEGVKGISLFVVPKFMVKPDGSLGDRNDVHCVSIEHKMGIKASPTAVLQYGDNGGAIGYLVGEENRGLEYMFIMMNAARYAVGVQGIAIAERAYQKAVQYAKDRVQSRPVDGSMNTSAPIIHHPDVKRMLMTMRASTEGCRALATVAAAAYDAAHHHPDAEVRKQNALFYEFMVPLVKGYSTEMSLEVTSLGVQVHGGMGFIEETGAAQYYRDAKILTIYEGTTAIQANDLVGRKTARDGGQTAKALAGQVEQTENELLSNANADAQAVGRRLKAARLAFLDVVNFVAGNAKAQPNDVYAGSVPYLMLTGNLMAGWQMGRALLVALSQSAQGQDKAFMDAKVTTARFYADHLLSRAPGVRDSIVEGAKCVTELSLEAF; translated from the coding sequence ATGAGTTACGTTGCCCCCCTGAAAGACATGCTTTTCAACATTGAACACTTGGCCCGAATTGACCAAGTGTCTCAAATGCCTGGTTTTGAAGACGCTGGTTTGGAAACCGCACAAGCTGTATTGGAAGAGTGCGCCAAGTTAAACCAAGAAGTACTGGCCCCCCTGAATTGGGAAGGTGACAAAAACCCATCCGCATTCGCCAACGGTGAAGTGAAAACCACGCCAGGTTTCAAAGACGCCTTCAAGCAGTACGGTGAAGGCGGTTGGCAAGGTTTGCAGCACCCCACAGATTTTGGTGGTCAGGGTTTGCCTAAAACCATCGGTGCTGCATGCGGTGAAATGCTCAATTCGGCCAATATGAGCTTTGCGTTGTGCCCCTTGCTTACTGACGGTGCCATTGAAGCTTTGTTGACGGCTGGCTCTGATGAATTGAAAAACATCTACCTTGAAAAATTGATTTCGGGTGAATGGACAGGCACCATGAATCTGACAGAACCGCAAGCCGGTTCTGACTTGGCCTTGGTTCGCACACGTGCAGAGCCATTGCCCGACGGCACCTTCAAAGTGTTTGGCACCAAAATCTACATCACCTATGGTGAACATGACATGGCCGAGAACATCGTGCACTTGGTGTTGGCCCGTGTGCAAGGTGCACCCGAAGGTGTGAAGGGCATCAGCTTGTTTGTGGTCCCTAAGTTCATGGTCAAGCCTGATGGTAGCTTGGGTGATCGCAACGACGTCCATTGCGTCAGCATTGAACACAAGATGGGCATCAAGGCCAGCCCTACCGCAGTGCTTCAATACGGCGACAACGGTGGCGCGATTGGCTACCTGGTTGGCGAAGAAAACCGTGGCCTCGAGTACATGTTCATCATGATGAATGCGGCGCGCTATGCTGTGGGTGTTCAGGGCATTGCCATTGCCGAGCGAGCCTATCAAAAAGCTGTGCAGTACGCCAAAGACCGCGTGCAAAGTCGTCCTGTCGATGGCAGCATGAACACTTCTGCGCCCATCATTCATCACCCCGATGTCAAGCGCATGCTCATGACCATGCGTGCCAGCACCGAGGGATGCCGTGCTTTGGCCACCGTGGCTGCTGCCGCTTACGACGCGGCCCATCACCACCCCGATGCTGAAGTGCGCAAACAAAATGCCTTGTTCTATGAGTTCATGGTGCCTTTGGTCAAAGGCTACAGCACCGAGATGAGCTTGGAAGTGACATCGCTGGGCGTGCAGGTCCATGGCGGTATGGGCTTCATTGAAGAAACAGGTGCTGCTCAGTACTACCGCGACGCCAAAATTTTGACCATCTATGAAGGCACCACAGCCATTCAAGCGAATGATTTGGTGGGTCGTAAAACGGCGCGCGATGGCGGACAAACAGCCAAGGCCTTGGCCGGCCAAGTTGAGCAAACAGAAAATGAACTCTTGTCGAATGCCAATGCCGACGCACAAGCAGTGGGTCGCCGTTTGAAGGCGGCTCGCTTGGCGTTTTTGGATGTGGTCAATTTTGTGGCCGGCAACGCCAAAGCCCAACCCAATGATGTGTATGCTGGCAGCGTGCCCTACCTCATGCTGACAGGTAACTTGATGGCGGGCTGGCAAATGGGCCGTGCCCTTTTGGTGGCCTTGTCGCAAAGCGCACAGGGCCAAGATAAAGCCTTCATGGACGCCAAAGTCACGACAGCACGCTTCTATGCCGACCACTTGCTTAGCCGTGCCCCAGGCGTGCGCGACAGTATCGTGGAAGGTGCAAAGTGCGTGACAGAGCTTTCCTTAGAAGCTTTCTAA
- a CDS encoding NAD(P)H-dependent flavin oxidoreductase: MSKLPAVLANLPFPVIASPLFIISNPKLVIEQCKAGVVGSMPALNARPAAQLEEWLIEITETLAAYNKANPDQPAAPFAINQIVHKSNDRLEHDMALCVKYKVPIIITSLGAREDINQAAHSYGGVVLHDIINNKFAHKAIEKGADGLIAVAAGAGGHAGEKSPFALIQEIRQWFDGPVALSGSIATGDAVLSAQAMGADFAYIGSAFIATHEARAAEGYKQAIVDCNSDDIVYSNLFTGVHGNYLAPSIKAAGLDPANLPVSDPSAMNFGGDAKKAWKDIWGCGQGIGAINAIVSTAERVAKLKQEYAAARARLSL; the protein is encoded by the coding sequence ATGTCTAAATTACCCGCTGTATTGGCCAATCTCCCTTTTCCGGTGATTGCGTCACCTTTGTTCATCATCAGCAACCCCAAGCTGGTCATTGAGCAGTGCAAGGCGGGTGTGGTGGGCTCAATGCCGGCTTTGAATGCAAGGCCTGCAGCGCAATTGGAAGAGTGGTTGATTGAAATCACAGAAACGCTGGCCGCTTACAACAAAGCCAACCCCGATCAGCCGGCAGCTCCCTTTGCCATCAATCAAATTGTTCACAAGAGCAACGACCGCTTGGAACACGACATGGCCTTGTGTGTGAAATACAAAGTGCCAATCATCATCACCTCATTGGGTGCGCGCGAAGACATCAACCAAGCTGCACACAGTTATGGTGGCGTGGTATTGCACGACATCATCAACAACAAGTTTGCACACAAAGCAATTGAAAAAGGCGCAGATGGTTTGATCGCTGTTGCGGCCGGTGCTGGAGGCCACGCCGGTGAGAAAAGCCCATTCGCCTTGATTCAAGAGATTCGCCAATGGTTTGACGGCCCTGTTGCATTGTCGGGCTCCATTGCCACGGGTGATGCTGTTTTGTCAGCACAAGCTATGGGTGCTGACTTTGCATACATTGGCTCGGCATTCATTGCAACGCACGAAGCACGTGCTGCAGAGGGCTACAAACAGGCTATCGTTGATTGCAACTCTGACGACATCGTTTACAGCAATCTCTTCACGGGTGTGCACGGTAACTACCTGGCGCCATCCATCAAAGCAGCTGGCTTAGACCCTGCCAATTTGCCCGTGTCCGATCCATCCGCCATGAACTTTGGTGGTGATGCCAAAAAAGCCTGGAAAGACATTTGGGGATGCGGCCAAGGCATTGGTGCCATCAATGCCATCGTCAGCACGGCTGAACGGGTGGCCAAGTTGAAGCAAGAGTACGCCGCTGCGCGTGCACGCTTGTCACTCTGA
- a CDS encoding acyltransferase family protein, whose protein sequence is MKSQRSEVVDLFKAFACVLIVWHHLALYGPMSDVVYQSAPDFIGMLFDYGLLAVEVFLVVGGYLNAKSWIRALTQAEFEIFSRVGMRYQRLVIPLLAALSFTVAVTALVRPYFDHPSLSDAPTLSKVMAHIFLLQDVMYVEAFSAGVWYVAIDFQLFVMALLCAALAHRWQTMTRQGSVIRKALGMWMVLTLGSLFVWNLNPLGEVWGTYFFCAYGLGLCVGSWRSSGFKINHRILALLILLLGVVAWVYEPRIRLAVAVAVAILLALYEAADCRPLPRIKAGWIQALSNASYAVFLIHFGVSLVVSAVVFTHWSESVPANALGMLTSFALSLLLGAWLHTHVEKRAPSWQRWLQWTSTFAATCAAVMLLT, encoded by the coding sequence GTGAAGTCTCAGCGTTCGGAGGTCGTTGACCTCTTCAAGGCCTTTGCGTGCGTGTTAATTGTGTGGCACCACCTCGCTCTATACGGGCCAATGTCCGATGTGGTCTACCAATCAGCCCCTGACTTCATCGGCATGCTGTTTGACTACGGCTTGCTGGCGGTGGAAGTGTTCTTGGTGGTGGGCGGCTATTTGAATGCAAAGTCCTGGATTCGTGCATTGACCCAAGCCGAGTTTGAGATCTTTTCTCGCGTAGGCATGCGCTACCAGCGCTTGGTCATTCCTTTGTTGGCGGCATTGAGTTTCACGGTGGCCGTGACTGCCTTGGTACGGCCGTATTTTGACCATCCCTCCTTGTCAGATGCGCCAACCCTCTCGAAGGTGATGGCGCACATTTTCCTGTTGCAAGACGTGATGTATGTGGAAGCCTTTTCTGCAGGTGTTTGGTATGTGGCCATCGACTTTCAGTTGTTCGTGATGGCTTTGCTTTGTGCCGCATTGGCACATCGTTGGCAGACCATGACTCGGCAGGGCTCGGTCATACGCAAAGCGCTTGGCATGTGGATGGTTTTGACTTTGGGCTCTTTGTTTGTTTGGAATTTGAACCCCTTGGGAGAGGTGTGGGGCACTTATTTCTTTTGCGCCTATGGACTGGGTTTGTGCGTGGGCAGCTGGCGCTCGTCTGGGTTCAAAATCAATCACCGCATTTTGGCTTTGTTGATTTTGTTGCTGGGTGTCGTGGCGTGGGTGTATGAACCCAGAATTAGACTGGCTGTCGCAGTGGCAGTTGCCATCTTGCTGGCGCTTTATGAGGCCGCCGATTGCCGGCCGCTGCCGCGCATCAAAGCAGGATGGATTCAAGCTTTATCGAATGCGTCTTACGCAGTATTTCTCATTCACTTTGGCGTGAGCTTGGTGGTCAGCGCCGTGGTGTTTACCCACTGGTCAGAAAGTGTGCCGGCCAATGCCCTGGGCATGCTCACTTCGTTTGCACTGTCTTTGCTGTTAGGAGCGTGGTTGCATACACACGTGGAAAAGCGAGCACCCAGTTGGCAACGATGGCTGCAGTGGACAAGCACTTTTGCAGCGACCTGTGCTGCGGTGATGCTGTTAACTTAG
- the cphA gene encoding cyanophycin synthetase → MEVSRIRALRGPNLWSRQTSIEAIVRCAPEEREMLPGNDFEKKLRRIFPAVGPLEGTRPGHPASMAHALEKITLSLQNQAGCPVTFSRTTATEEDGVFQVVVQYTEEAVGRLALDWAEKLCQAVESQSAFDLNQALAELRDLDEDVRLGPSTGSIVDAAVLKGIPYRRLTEGSMVQFGWGSKQRRIQAAETDTTSAIAESIAQDKDLTKSLLLAAGVPVPIGRPAKDLEDAWSIAQSIGLPVVVKPQDGNQGKGVTVNITERELFDQAYETAARYGEVLVEKFLPGSDYRLLVVGNKLVAAARREPPLVVGDGVLTVRELVDKVNADPRRGDGHSTSLTKIKFDDIAIGRLKLQDLEPNSVPEKGRRVILRNNANLSTGGTATDVTDDVHAEVAARAVAAAQMVGVDICGVDVVCESVLKPLEEQNGGIVEVNAAPGLRMHISPSFGKGRNVGKAVIDHMFPNGDNGRIPVIAVTGTNGKTTTVRLTAHLLKAHQWRVGMTNTDGVYVNGRQIDDGDCSGPRSARNVLMHPDVDAAVFETARGGLLREGLAFDRCQVAIVTNMGSGDHLGLNYITTLEDLSVLKRVIVLNVAPDGMAVLNAADPHVAMMANMCPGNVTFFALDPHNAVIATHRAQGKRVVYTENGHIVAQQGKKSFRIPLSEVPLTRQGQIGFQTENVMAAVAAAWAVDVPWETIALGLSTFISDIQGVPGRFNVFDYKGATLIADYGHNPDAIQALVQAVDNMPANKRVVVISGAGDRRDQDIRDQTQILGAAFDEVILYQDACQRGRSDGEVIQLLREGLNGATRTTHVQDIQGEFNAIDTALARLSTGDLCLILIDQVEAALAYIQGKVNESQAAAV, encoded by the coding sequence ATGGAAGTTTCAAGAATTCGAGCTTTGCGGGGACCCAATTTATGGAGTCGTCAAACCAGCATTGAAGCCATCGTTCGCTGTGCCCCAGAAGAACGTGAAATGTTGCCTGGCAACGATTTCGAAAAAAAATTACGTCGCATTTTTCCGGCGGTTGGGCCCCTCGAAGGTACCCGCCCAGGGCATCCCGCCAGCATGGCCCATGCCCTTGAAAAAATCACCCTCAGCTTGCAAAACCAAGCAGGTTGCCCCGTCACTTTCAGCCGAACCACGGCCACCGAAGAAGATGGCGTCTTCCAAGTGGTGGTCCAGTACACCGAAGAAGCGGTAGGCCGACTGGCCCTCGACTGGGCCGAAAAACTGTGCCAAGCCGTGGAGTCGCAATCTGCTTTTGACCTTAACCAAGCGCTCGCTGAACTGCGTGATTTAGACGAAGATGTTCGATTAGGCCCCTCAACAGGCTCCATCGTTGACGCCGCAGTGCTCAAGGGCATTCCCTATCGCCGCCTCACTGAAGGCAGCATGGTGCAATTTGGTTGGGGCTCCAAGCAGCGCCGTATCCAAGCCGCTGAAACCGACACCACCAGCGCCATTGCAGAATCAATTGCCCAAGACAAAGACCTGACCAAGTCTTTGTTATTGGCCGCTGGCGTGCCAGTTCCCATCGGTCGCCCGGCCAAAGATTTAGAAGACGCCTGGTCCATTGCACAAAGCATTGGCTTGCCCGTGGTGGTCAAACCCCAAGATGGCAACCAGGGCAAAGGCGTCACAGTCAACATCACTGAGCGCGAGCTCTTCGATCAAGCCTACGAAACAGCTGCACGTTACGGTGAAGTTTTGGTTGAAAAATTTCTGCCAGGCAGCGACTATCGTTTGCTGGTGGTTGGCAACAAACTGGTGGCTGCCGCTCGCCGTGAACCGCCTCTGGTTGTGGGCGATGGTGTTCTTACAGTGCGCGAGTTGGTTGACAAAGTCAATGCAGATCCTCGCCGCGGTGATGGCCATTCCACCTCGCTCACCAAAATAAAATTTGACGACATCGCCATTGGCCGTTTGAAGTTGCAAGACCTAGAACCCAACTCCGTTCCCGAAAAAGGTCGACGCGTCATCCTTCGCAACAACGCCAATTTGTCCACAGGTGGCACTGCCACGGACGTGACCGATGATGTGCATGCAGAAGTTGCTGCACGCGCAGTGGCAGCAGCTCAAATGGTGGGCGTGGACATTTGCGGTGTTGATGTGGTCTGTGAATCTGTCTTGAAACCCCTTGAAGAGCAAAACGGCGGCATCGTTGAAGTCAACGCAGCACCTGGTTTGCGCATGCACATCAGCCCATCTTTTGGTAAGGGTCGCAATGTGGGCAAGGCGGTCATTGACCACATGTTCCCCAATGGAGACAACGGCCGTATTCCCGTCATAGCCGTCACTGGCACCAACGGCAAAACCACCACAGTTCGACTCACCGCTCACCTGCTCAAGGCCCATCAATGGCGCGTGGGCATGACGAACACCGATGGTGTCTACGTCAACGGCCGTCAAATTGACGATGGCGATTGCAGCGGCCCTCGCAGTGCCCGAAATGTCTTGATGCACCCCGATGTGGATGCTGCTGTGTTTGAAACAGCCCGGGGTGGCTTGTTGCGTGAAGGACTTGCCTTTGACCGTTGCCAAGTGGCCATCGTCACCAACATGGGTTCTGGCGATCACTTGGGTTTGAATTACATCACCACCCTCGAAGACCTGTCAGTTTTAAAGCGCGTCATTGTGCTCAATGTAGCGCCCGATGGCATGGCCGTGCTGAACGCCGCCGACCCCCATGTCGCCATGATGGCCAACATGTGCCCTGGCAATGTCACCTTCTTTGCACTCGACCCTCACAACGCAGTCATCGCAACACACCGCGCCCAGGGCAAGCGAGTGGTCTACACAGAAAACGGCCACATTGTTGCCCAACAAGGCAAAAAGTCTTTCCGCATTCCCTTGTCAGAAGTACCACTCACGCGCCAAGGTCAAATTGGTTTTCAAACTGAAAATGTCATGGCCGCTGTTGCAGCAGCTTGGGCTGTGGATGTGCCTTGGGAAACCATTGCATTGGGCTTGTCAACGTTCATCAGCGACATTCAAGGCGTCCCTGGCCGTTTCAATGTGTTTGATTACAAGGGTGCCACCTTGATTGCCGACTATGGTCACAACCCCGATGCCATTCAGGCCTTGGTTCAGGCCGTCGATAACATGCCTGCCAACAAGCGTGTGGTGGTCATCAGTGGTGCTGGTGATCGCCGCGATCAAGACATCCGCGACCAAACTCAAATCTTGGGCGCAGCGTTTGATGAAGTCATTTTGTACCAAGATGCCTGCCAACGTGGGCGCAGCGACGGTGAAGTGATTCAACTTTTGCGCGAAGGCTTGAATGGCGCTACGCGCACAACGCACGTCCAAGACATTCAAGGTGAATTCAATGCCATCGACACGGCGCTAGCGCGTTTGTCTACTGGCGATTTGTGCCTCATCCTCATTGACCAAGTTGAAGCGGCCCTCGCCTACATCCAAGGCAAGGTCAACGAAAGTCAAGCAGCAGCCGTCTAA